A single genomic interval of Mycolicibacterium holsaticum DSM 44478 = JCM 12374 harbors:
- a CDS encoding glutaminyl-peptide cyclotransferase, whose amino-acid sequence MGVSDAARRPVTWLIALVLFVAAGCGHSAPRADSQPAADGGPVPVITPVVLAEVPHDPAAWTQGLEFDGPALWEGTGIAGASQLRQLDPATGAVLRAAPAPHDYYGEGITVVGARIWELTWRDGVAVEWDKATLTPVREVPVEGEGWGLCHDDQRDGDRLVRSDGTDRLRFHDPVTFAETGSVAVTRDGLPQASLNELECVDGQVWANVWQTDMIVRIDPASGKVNTVVNAAGLWPGHAGDGQRVLNGIAHIGADEYLLTGKKWPSMYRVRLDAPQR is encoded by the coding sequence ATGGGCGTATCGGATGCCGCGCGGCGGCCTGTCACCTGGCTGATCGCGCTTGTGCTGTTCGTGGCGGCCGGTTGCGGTCACTCGGCGCCCCGCGCCGACAGCCAGCCCGCGGCCGACGGCGGCCCGGTCCCGGTCATCACCCCCGTCGTGCTGGCAGAGGTGCCGCATGACCCGGCGGCGTGGACGCAGGGGCTGGAGTTCGACGGCCCGGCGCTTTGGGAGGGCACCGGCATCGCGGGCGCCTCACAGCTGCGCCAACTCGACCCCGCGACCGGCGCGGTGCTGCGCGCCGCACCCGCACCGCACGATTACTACGGCGAGGGCATCACCGTCGTCGGTGCTCGGATCTGGGAGCTGACCTGGCGCGACGGTGTCGCCGTCGAATGGGACAAGGCGACCCTGACACCCGTTCGGGAGGTGCCCGTCGAGGGTGAGGGCTGGGGTCTCTGCCACGATGACCAACGCGATGGCGACCGGCTCGTCCGCAGCGACGGAACCGACCGGCTGCGGTTCCATGACCCGGTGACGTTCGCCGAAACCGGTTCGGTCGCCGTCACCCGCGACGGCCTCCCGCAGGCCAGCCTCAACGAGCTGGAATGCGTGGACGGGCAGGTCTGGGCCAACGTGTGGCAGACCGACATGATCGTGCGGATCGATCCGGCGTCGGGAAAGGTCAACACCGTCGTCAACGCGGCCGGGCTGTGGCCGGGGCACGCCGGTGACGGCCAGCGGGTGCTCAACGGCATCGCCCACATCGGCGCCGACGAGTACCTGCTGACCGGCAAGAAATGGCCGTCGATGTACCGGGTGCGCCTCGACGCACCGCAGCGGTGA
- a CDS encoding FAD-dependent oxidoreductase, which yields MSRPRVVIAGLGDSGVLTAIRLARHADVVGISAKPGLVSGQELGARLSRPHEWARDYWIPFDRFRGLDTTETLHATLTGVDLPARKVFAQREDGGPISEPFDALVISTGVSNGFWRMPGLQSADQVRADLRDRHERLAAAGSVLVIGGGAAAVSSAANAARTWPTKHVALYFPGQQALTHHHPRVWQRVRRRLAELNVELHGGHRAVVPDGFACDDITTGPVRWSTGQPPASADAVLWTIGRVVPNTGWLPADILDEHGFVRVTAQLTVPGHHGVFAIGDVAATDPLRSSARNRADGLLAHNIRATLSGGKQRAFRPATRRWGSVLGVQPDGLEVFTPKGQAFRFPAWSIERLLQPWIVRRGIYRGVRENSPFG from the coding sequence GTGAGCCGGCCCCGGGTCGTCATCGCCGGCCTCGGTGACAGCGGGGTCCTCACCGCAATCCGGTTGGCGCGCCACGCCGACGTCGTCGGAATCTCCGCCAAACCGGGTCTGGTCAGCGGTCAGGAACTCGGCGCCCGGCTCAGCCGGCCCCACGAGTGGGCGCGCGACTACTGGATCCCGTTCGACAGGTTCCGTGGCCTCGACACGACCGAAACCCTCCACGCCACCCTGACCGGCGTCGACCTGCCAGCGCGAAAGGTGTTCGCCCAGCGGGAAGATGGCGGCCCCATCTCCGAACCCTTTGACGCACTGGTCATTTCGACGGGGGTGAGCAACGGCTTCTGGCGCATGCCCGGTCTGCAGTCGGCCGACCAGGTGCGTGCCGACCTGCGTGACCGCCACGAGCGGTTGGCCGCCGCCGGATCCGTGCTGGTGATCGGCGGCGGCGCCGCGGCGGTCAGCAGCGCCGCCAATGCGGCGAGGACGTGGCCGACCAAGCATGTCGCGCTGTACTTTCCCGGCCAACAAGCGCTGACCCACCACCATCCGCGGGTGTGGCAGCGCGTGCGTCGGCGCCTGGCGGAGCTGAACGTCGAACTGCACGGCGGGCACCGCGCCGTGGTACCCGACGGTTTCGCCTGCGACGACATCACCACCGGCCCGGTCCGGTGGAGCACCGGCCAACCGCCGGCCTCCGCGGACGCGGTGCTGTGGACGATCGGACGGGTTGTGCCCAACACCGGATGGTTGCCCGCCGACATCCTCGACGAGCACGGTTTCGTCCGGGTCACCGCGCAGCTCACGGTGCCCGGCCACCACGGGGTGTTCGCGATCGGCGACGTCGCGGCCACCGATCCGTTGCGCAGTTCGGCGCGTAACCGCGCGGATGGACTACTGGCACACAACATTCGCGCCACACTGTCGGGCGGGAAGCAGCGGGCTTTCCGGCCCGCGACCCGACGATGGGGTTCGGTGCTCGGCGTCCAACCCGACGGCCTCGAGGTGTTCACGCCGAAGGGGCAGGCGTTCCGGTTTCCGGCCTGGTCGATCGAGCGGCTGCTGCAACCGTGGATCGTGCGCCGCGGCATCTACCGCGGGGTGCGGGAGAACTCCCCGTTCGGGTGA
- the lipE gene encoding lipase LipE has translation MDAAQGSVDVPADLDAVTAVGEEDHSGLDPASVERIWQAARHWYAAGMHPAIQLCLRHHGKVVLNRAIGHGWGNGPSDPPDAEKIPVTTETPFCTYSAAKAITSTVVHMLVERGCFSLDDRVCDYLPSYTSHGKDRTTIRHVMTHSAGIPIHTGPRPDLKRMDDSGYTVAQLSELKPLYRPGLVHIYHGLTWGPLIREIVGAAAGRNIRDILATEILEPLGFRWTNYGVAPEDVSAVAPSHATGKPLPRPAATVFQLAVGGSLYKIIPFTNTPMYLTSVLPSSNTVSTALELSRFAELLRRGGELDGVRVLRAETLRAATVQCRRLRPDVAVGLAPLRWGTGYMLGSKRFGPFGRDAPDAFGHTGLTNIAVWADPQRALSAGLISSGKPGPHREANRYRALLNRITAEIPRG, from the coding sequence GTGGACGCGGCGCAGGGCAGCGTCGACGTGCCTGCCGATCTCGACGCGGTGACGGCCGTCGGCGAAGAAGATCATTCGGGGCTCGACCCTGCGTCGGTCGAGCGGATCTGGCAGGCCGCGCGGCACTGGTATGCGGCCGGTATGCATCCGGCGATCCAATTGTGCTTGCGCCACCACGGCAAGGTGGTGCTGAACCGGGCGATCGGGCACGGCTGGGGTAACGGCCCTTCCGATCCGCCGGATGCCGAAAAGATCCCTGTCACAACGGAAACCCCGTTCTGCACCTACTCGGCGGCCAAAGCGATCACCTCAACGGTGGTGCACATGCTCGTCGAGCGGGGGTGCTTCTCGCTCGATGACCGGGTCTGCGACTACCTGCCCAGCTACACCAGCCACGGCAAGGACCGCACGACCATCCGGCACGTGATGACCCACAGCGCAGGCATTCCCATCCACACCGGGCCGCGGCCGGACCTCAAACGCATGGACGACAGCGGGTACACCGTCGCGCAGCTGAGCGAGCTCAAACCGCTGTACCGGCCCGGGCTCGTGCACATCTATCACGGGCTGACGTGGGGTCCGCTGATCCGCGAGATCGTCGGCGCCGCCGCGGGCCGCAACATCCGCGACATCCTGGCCACCGAGATCCTCGAACCGCTCGGGTTCCGGTGGACGAATTACGGTGTTGCACCCGAAGATGTTTCCGCGGTCGCGCCCAGCCACGCCACCGGTAAGCCGCTGCCACGGCCGGCCGCCACGGTATTTCAGTTGGCCGTCGGCGGATCGCTGTACAAGATCATCCCGTTCACGAACACCCCGATGTACCTGACCAGCGTGCTGCCGTCCTCGAACACGGTGTCGACGGCGTTGGAGCTGTCCCGCTTTGCCGAATTGTTGCGCAGGGGTGGGGAACTCGACGGTGTGCGGGTGCTGCGGGCCGAGACGTTGCGGGCGGCGACCGTGCAATGCCGGCGGCTGCGGCCCGATGTCGCGGTCGGTTTGGCGCCGCTGCGGTGGGGCACCGGCTACATGCTCGGGTCCAAGCGGTTCGGGCCGTTCGGGCGAGATGCGCCCGACGCGTTCGGCCACACCGGGCTGACGAACATCGCGGTGTGGGCCGATCCGCAACGCGCACTGTCCGCGGGGCTGATCAGCAGCGGTAAACCCGGGCCGCATCGAGAGGCCAACCGCTATCGGGCGCTGCTGAACCGGATCACCGCGGAGATCCCGCGCGGCTGA
- a CDS encoding heme-binding protein — MKFSGIAARRGIVGACAASVLGGLAAATIAAPSAAASPEQCTASAVSGTVSSVTGSARAYLDSHPGANQAVTTAFNQPRPAAAATLRGYFTNNPGEYYDLRGILAPIGDVQSTCNVSVLPPDLASAYNEFMAG, encoded by the coding sequence ATGAAATTCAGTGGTATCGCTGCGCGCCGGGGAATCGTCGGCGCATGTGCAGCAAGCGTGCTCGGGGGCTTGGCCGCAGCAACCATCGCCGCGCCGTCGGCGGCGGCCTCGCCCGAGCAGTGCACCGCCAGCGCGGTGTCCGGCACGGTCAGTTCCGTGACGGGCTCGGCACGGGCGTATCTGGACAGCCATCCCGGCGCCAACCAGGCGGTCACGACCGCGTTCAACCAGCCGCGTCCGGCGGCGGCCGCCACGCTGCGCGGGTACTTCACCAACAACCCCGGGGAGTACTACGACCTGCGCGGCATCCTCGCGCCGATCGGTGACGTGCAGAGCACGTGCAACGTCTCGGTGCTCCCGCCGGACCTGGCGTCGGCCTACAACGAGTTCATGGCCGGCTGA
- a CDS encoding rhomboid family intramembrane serine protease: protein MSTPAETQTCYRHPDRVTYVRCSRCNRYICPECMRSAAVGHQCVDCVHTGAKTVRQPRTQFGGRPSGAPVVTYVLIAVNVVMFVLQTMSRDFQNGLVLQPYAVADGDLYRLLTSAFLHYGLTHLLFNMWALWVVGPPLEAALGRLRFSALYFLSALGGSVLVYLLSSLGSATAGASGAVFGLFGATFVVGKRLNLDVRWVVAIIGLNLAFTFIFPLISSANISWQGHLGGLVTGAAVAAAYAYAPQRSRNAVQAGVTVAVLVVFAVLIWWRTAALLEMFGLA, encoded by the coding sequence ATGTCGACCCCCGCGGAGACGCAGACCTGCTACCGGCACCCCGACCGGGTGACCTACGTCCGCTGTTCCCGGTGCAACCGCTACATCTGCCCGGAGTGCATGCGCAGTGCCGCCGTTGGCCATCAGTGCGTGGACTGCGTGCACACCGGCGCCAAGACGGTCCGCCAGCCGCGAACCCAGTTCGGCGGGCGCCCGTCGGGCGCCCCGGTGGTGACCTACGTCCTGATCGCGGTCAACGTGGTGATGTTCGTCCTGCAGACCATGTCGAGGGATTTCCAGAACGGGCTGGTGCTGCAGCCCTACGCGGTGGCCGACGGCGACCTGTACCGGCTGTTGACCTCGGCGTTTCTGCACTACGGCCTGACACATCTGCTGTTCAACATGTGGGCGCTGTGGGTGGTGGGCCCACCGCTGGAAGCCGCGCTGGGCCGGCTGCGGTTCAGCGCGCTCTACTTCCTCAGCGCGCTGGGCGGATCGGTGCTGGTGTACCTGTTGTCGTCGCTGGGTTCAGCCACCGCCGGTGCGTCCGGCGCGGTGTTCGGGCTGTTCGGCGCGACGTTCGTGGTGGGCAAGCGCCTCAACCTCGACGTGCGCTGGGTGGTCGCCATCATCGGGCTCAACCTGGCGTTCACGTTCATCTTCCCGCTGATCAGCTCGGCCAACATCAGCTGGCAGGGTCACCTGGGCGGGCTGGTCACCGGCGCCGCGGTCGCCGCGGCGTACGCGTATGCGCCGCAGAGATCGCGCAACGCGGTGCAGGCGGGTGTCACCGTCGCGGTCCTGGTCGTGTTCGCGGTGCTGATCTGGTGGCGCACCGCGGCTCTGCTGGAGATGTTCGGGCTGGCCTGA
- a CDS encoding alpha/beta hydrolase — protein sequence MIVYAVAVPLTAVAALAVLGTLLHDVPYVGLATAFTPWFVVWLIVAAAVAAVLAGYRWWRGRGRFAATLTVVAVFAAVGASYITVRMTAAVAAAGADVDLVDVFGIGLPRSASPDAEATYATFEGEPLQVSIYRPPGSTDASRAPVLVYIHGGGWVEGDRHSRSTDLRWLADQGWLTISVGYPLSSADRHLADVVQGQLGCALAWIGDNAHRYGGDPARLSLSGHSAGGNLAVNTAYLAAAGRLSSSCGGRPPAVHAVSVMYPAVDPVGMYRNADPLLGATARDMVAAYTGGSPEQFPERYQHISSASHITAEAPPTLIILPEADHLVPVAGTHRFVEQAAAAGVDVELVPVPFADHVFDARPGSIGQQAFRQLTARWLRDHGQGP from the coding sequence GTGATCGTGTACGCGGTGGCGGTGCCGCTCACCGCGGTCGCGGCGCTGGCGGTGCTGGGCACCCTGCTGCACGACGTGCCGTATGTGGGCCTCGCGACGGCGTTCACGCCCTGGTTCGTCGTCTGGCTGATCGTCGCGGCGGCGGTGGCCGCCGTGCTTGCCGGGTACCGCTGGTGGCGGGGGCGTGGCCGGTTCGCCGCGACGCTGACCGTGGTCGCCGTGTTCGCCGCGGTAGGCGCGTCGTACATCACCGTCCGGATGACCGCCGCCGTGGCCGCTGCGGGCGCCGACGTCGATCTGGTCGACGTGTTCGGGATCGGGTTGCCCCGGTCGGCCAGCCCCGACGCGGAAGCGACCTACGCGACGTTCGAGGGTGAACCGCTGCAGGTCAGCATCTACCGGCCGCCCGGGTCGACGGACGCGTCGCGCGCGCCGGTGCTGGTGTACATCCACGGCGGCGGGTGGGTCGAGGGCGACCGGCACTCGCGTAGCACCGATCTGCGCTGGCTCGCCGACCAGGGCTGGCTGACGATCAGCGTCGGATACCCGTTGTCGTCGGCCGACCGGCATCTCGCGGACGTGGTCCAGGGCCAACTCGGCTGCGCGCTCGCCTGGATCGGGGACAACGCGCACCGCTACGGCGGGGACCCGGCGCGGCTGTCGCTGTCCGGACACTCCGCGGGCGGAAACCTGGCGGTCAATACCGCCTACCTGGCCGCCGCGGGGCGGCTGTCGTCGTCGTGCGGCGGGCGGCCACCGGCGGTGCACGCGGTGTCGGTGATGTATCCCGCCGTCGACCCGGTGGGCATGTACCGCAACGCCGATCCGCTGCTCGGCGCCACCGCGCGCGACATGGTGGCCGCCTACACCGGCGGCTCACCCGAGCAATTTCCCGAGCGCTACCAACACATTTCGTCGGCCAGCCATATCACCGCCGAGGCGCCGCCGACGCTGATCATCCTGCCCGAGGCTGACCACCTGGTGCCCGTCGCCGGTACCCACCGGTTTGTCGAGCAGGCCGCGGCGGCAGGCGTTGACGTCGAGCTGGTTCCCGTGCCGTTCGCCGATCACGTGTTCGACGCGCGTCCCGGCAGCATCGGCCAACAGGCCTTCCGGCAGCTGACCGCGCGCTGGTTGCGCGACCATGGACAGGG